In a single window of the Melioribacteraceae bacterium genome:
- a CDS encoding UvrD-helicase domain-containing protein → MSNLTSYQLSALDTKSHISLTANAGSGKTLVLSKRFIEIILNEEIDINKIVAITFTERAAGELQRKIAIEAEERFNSEKDQKIKNKLYFLRQNLVSSNISTIHSFCVSILKEYATECGLDVGFIPVDEKIANDLIHLSIEEVLNESNSDEGLNTSIRYLLRLFGSKNQLILSLIKAIEKRKQIEQFTFELYQKTDAEVIEYYKILFEEKCGKYFNNTLSEFIEVVSEINSFVLIDNPTSEYAIEINHLLSNYEKVTLFLQRIKIALSIYSKIFTTTNKLREKQYLKKNIEKYEHHTTLLGKVLNELKYFSEIGEFNDPQEYELIAFGKHFDKVFRRATKKYQDKKTSKRYIDYDDILIYALTVLGNDYVKKELQKKYQYFMIDEYQDTDETQYNIFMPIVEYLKSGNLFIVGDEKQSIYRFRNAEIEIFSRTKLDIAAYSGAGKSLNLPHSFRMYPNIVLFVNYLFSRMLTEYNPELGELEYSELICASNSQTLGSVEILLGGEQLEEAELIARKIKQLTAKREIDDYSEVGILCRKRKMFAALDARLAAHGISYSIIGGKGFYQQQVIYDIYNYLSVLLNNDDDAAMVGVLRSPFFNLSDSQLLKLNQFNGNSIFEKLKLAAVQNSDYEYAYKIISANIQLTKSVDIPQLIRKILNETNYWAIIASRKNDEQDIANINKIIRIARNYSDKLFSHLFDFTQELKKEILTNEDEGHAQLSEGNNKVRIMTIHQAKGLEFKVVFVVGIDVESRSDSLKSKSISLDKKYGFLTKVPAENNYYKNYSTPIIGALYNYIDQKKNMAEIKRLFYVAATRAIKHLYLTASSPKGDSTSFIELLKSAIASDLDVNSISLEANVKKLDYSSPNNESISQMCMEIPIVKNIDDQESINIEVGVIEQKKFMLSRIDDKSKREIISATKINMFEQCQLKYQLTYELGFKPLMTLYEKYDEVNEDDIEDKERVTIPQLKGAIIHKILSENVMEGSVEQSVNYQLLQHKAIIPEDMFEQYKNEICRSVLRWMQSDSYFEINGFQNYYNEYEAYCFKYGHYLFGIIDKLIIESNQVIIIDYKTDKITENQVLERAKNYLTQLKYYSFIISQLYPHISTFILMLIFLEYPDKKISWEISREEVLGYDSHFDKIIKSIESGPYPQNLSHCTKCMYAVKGELCIKNI, encoded by the coding sequence ATGTCTAACCTTACCTCATATCAATTATCGGCACTTGATACAAAAAGTCACATATCACTTACCGCTAATGCCGGATCGGGAAAAACTTTAGTATTATCCAAACGCTTTATTGAAATTATACTTAATGAAGAAATTGACATAAACAAAATTGTCGCAATTACTTTTACTGAGAGAGCCGCAGGAGAATTACAACGAAAGATAGCTATTGAGGCTGAAGAAAGATTTAATAGTGAAAAAGATCAAAAGATTAAAAATAAACTCTACTTCTTAAGACAAAACCTAGTATCATCAAACATTTCAACAATCCACTCTTTTTGTGTTTCAATACTAAAAGAGTATGCAACAGAATGTGGTTTAGATGTAGGCTTTATCCCCGTTGATGAGAAAATAGCTAATGATTTGATCCACTTATCAATTGAAGAGGTATTGAATGAATCTAATTCAGACGAAGGACTGAATACTTCAATTCGCTATTTGCTGAGACTCTTTGGTTCAAAAAACCAATTAATCTTGTCGCTAATAAAAGCGATCGAAAAAAGAAAACAAATTGAACAGTTTACGTTTGAGTTATATCAGAAGACTGATGCAGAAGTTATTGAATACTATAAAATACTTTTTGAGGAGAAGTGCGGCAAGTACTTTAATAATACCTTATCGGAGTTTATTGAAGTAGTCTCAGAAATTAATTCATTTGTACTTATAGATAATCCAACGAGTGAATATGCCATTGAAATTAATCATCTGCTGAGTAATTATGAAAAGGTAACTTTATTCCTCCAAAGAATTAAAATTGCATTATCGATTTATTCAAAGATTTTTACAACAACTAACAAGTTGAGAGAAAAACAATATCTTAAAAAGAATATTGAGAAGTATGAGCACCATACAACACTATTAGGAAAGGTGTTAAATGAATTGAAATATTTTTCCGAAATTGGCGAATTTAATGATCCACAAGAGTATGAACTGATTGCTTTCGGGAAACATTTTGATAAAGTTTTTAGACGAGCCACTAAGAAGTACCAGGATAAAAAGACGAGTAAAAGATATATCGATTATGACGATATATTGATTTATGCTCTAACTGTTTTAGGGAACGATTACGTGAAAAAAGAATTGCAGAAGAAATATCAATATTTTATGATCGATGAATACCAAGATACCGATGAGACCCAGTATAATATATTTATGCCGATAGTTGAGTATCTTAAGTCTGGAAACCTATTTATAGTTGGTGATGAAAAGCAGAGCATTTATAGATTTCGAAATGCGGAAATCGAAATATTCAGCAGAACAAAATTAGATATTGCCGCTTATTCTGGTGCTGGAAAAAGCTTAAATCTACCACATAGTTTTAGAATGTATCCAAATATTGTTTTGTTTGTTAACTATCTCTTTTCAAGAATGTTGACGGAGTATAATCCTGAACTTGGTGAGCTCGAATATTCTGAATTAATTTGTGCTTCTAATTCTCAAACTCTCGGTTCTGTCGAAATATTATTGGGAGGAGAACAATTGGAAGAAGCGGAATTGATAGCGCGTAAAATTAAACAATTGACCGCCAAACGAGAGATTGATGATTACAGTGAAGTGGGGATCCTATGTAGAAAGAGGAAAATGTTCGCTGCACTTGATGCTAGATTAGCTGCACATGGAATTTCTTATTCAATTATTGGAGGTAAAGGTTTTTATCAGCAGCAAGTTATCTACGACATTTATAATTATTTGTCAGTCTTATTAAATAATGATGATGATGCGGCAATGGTTGGTGTTCTCCGGTCGCCATTCTTTAATTTGTCCGATAGTCAATTGCTAAAGCTGAATCAGTTTAACGGTAACTCAATATTCGAAAAATTAAAACTAGCAGCTGTTCAAAATTCTGATTATGAATATGCTTACAAAATCATAAGCGCGAACATTCAATTAACAAAAAGTGTTGACATACCTCAGCTAATTAGAAAAATACTAAACGAAACGAATTATTGGGCAATTATAGCTAGTAGAAAAAACGACGAACAAGATATCGCAAACATCAATAAGATTATCCGGATTGCAAGAAATTATTCAGATAAACTTTTCAGCCATCTATTTGATTTTACCCAAGAATTAAAAAAAGAAATACTGACCAATGAGGATGAAGGTCACGCTCAGCTCTCTGAAGGGAATAACAAAGTAAGAATAATGACTATTCACCAGGCGAAAGGACTTGAATTTAAAGTTGTTTTTGTTGTAGGTATTGATGTAGAAAGCAGATCCGATTCTTTAAAATCAAAAAGTATTTCTCTTGATAAAAAGTATGGATTTTTAACAAAGGTTCCAGCTGAAAATAACTATTATAAGAACTATTCAACTCCAATAATTGGGGCACTGTACAATTATATCGATCAAAAAAAAAATATGGCTGAAATTAAAAGACTGTTTTATGTCGCCGCTACAAGAGCCATTAAACACTTATATTTAACCGCTTCATCGCCAAAGGGAGATTCAACGTCATTTATAGAGTTATTGAAATCAGCGATTGCATCAGATTTGGATGTTAATTCAATTTCTTTAGAAGCTAATGTTAAAAAATTGGATTACTCCTCGCCAAATAATGAATCAATCAGCCAAATGTGTATGGAGATTCCAATTGTAAAGAATATTGATGATCAAGAAAGTATTAATATAGAGGTGGGAGTAATTGAACAAAAGAAATTTATGCTTTCTAGAATTGATGATAAATCGAAACGTGAGATTATTTCGGCTACCAAAATTAATATGTTTGAACAATGCCAACTGAAGTATCAACTGACTTATGAACTTGGGTTCAAACCTTTGATGACTCTTTATGAGAAGTATGATGAAGTGAACGAGGATGATATTGAGGATAAAGAAAGAGTTACAATCCCGCAGTTAAAAGGTGCTATTATTCATAAGATATTAAGTGAGAATGTTATGGAGGGATCAGTAGAGCAGAGTGTTAATTATCAATTACTTCAGCATAAAGCGATAATTCCGGAAGATATGTTCGAGCAATATAAAAATGAGATTTGTCGCTCAGTTTTGAGATGGATGCAATCTGATAGTTATTTTGAAATTAATGGATTCCAAAATTATTACAATGAGTATGAAGCATACTGTTTTAAATATGGGCATTATTTATTTGGCATTATTGATAAGCTAATCATTGAAAGTAATCAAGTTATAATAATCGATTATAAAACTGATAAGATTACTGAAAATCAAGTTTTAGAAAGGGCCAAAAATTATTTGACCCAGTTAAAGTATTATTCATTTATTATTTCACAATTATATCCACATATTTCTACCTTCATATTAATGTTGATATTTTTAGAATATCCTGATAAAAAAATATCGTGGGAAATAAGTAGGGAAGAAGTATTGGGATATGATTCACATTTCGACAAAATCATAAAATCTATTGAATCAGGTCCATATCCACAAAATTTGAGTCATTGCACTAAGTGCATGTATGCTGTAAAAGGAGAATTATGTATAAAAAATATTTAG